The genomic segment aaaaagtattttcggATTTTCTTAGACATGCGGAAAAGAAACGTGAATTAAGAGGAAGATATATCGAGTTTCCGGAAATTTAATCTGAAGACAAAGATACTTTTCCTGTTCGACTAAACTGCCACACGATGTGTtacattcattaataatttgtcatgctcacatttattatataaaaacatataaatatatgctacttataaaaaaatatatgtacagtttatatattttaaattaaaaagtaatgcGATATCAAactaaatgtttatatttactgtccattactttattatttattttttataattatcattattataatctaacctaattatcaataatgataatttgaaattttaattacacgaatatttatttttgtttaactcgaaataaaaaaaacatttaatttttatcaaaaatttcaaaataatataaatgtaataaatatataataaatattatttctattgttttttcttctatttaataattattcacaattttattaatgtaactTTTATCTTTCTCACAAAATATCGGAATATACAGTTACATtgtaagtataattatatatatatatatatatatatatatatatatatatatatatatatatatatttgtatgtttacaatatatatatattatatatattgtaatgtgtataatatttacatgtgtaatatatacatatatatacaaagataAATAAGTTGTaagatatttccatatttcatatgattaaatatctatacatgtagtaaaaaaaattatgtcaaCTTTTCCTAAcatattctgaaaatttgtttatcattagttttttattgtatacaatTTTGCCGTCATGGGGTCTCGAACAAGTTGCATATTTTGCGATATCATTAATAACAAAGAACcaagtgaaaaaatatatgaggTATGAAAGAATTAATCATTAACACAATATGACATGattaaatgtatgtataaCCTCATAACATCAGATGAAActcagaaaattttatttctgatacttataaaagaaatagtatataggtaattatataataataaataaatttttttacattatttcatttacaaatttattttaggatAATTATGTGACGTGCATTAAAGACATTCATCCAGTTTCAAcacatcattatttaatattgccaAAAGAACATATACGCAATGCAAAACAACTTAAACCAGAACATAGTGAACTTTGTAAGTTTagcaaaatagaaaaaaatttaattttatgttttgtgTATATTgcttaagaaataataacttttagaTGATAAAATGCTTGCCgcaatagatataatatcacAAAAACAAGGTTTGGATCGTGCAGTTACACGTACAGGATTTCATTGGCCACCATTTAATACAGTGTctcatttacatttacatgtTATTTCTCCTAtatccaatataaaattttataaaagatacatGTATGAACCTGGTTCATGTTGGTTTGTAAGCGtatgtataatgaattttttgatcttataagtatatttacttcaaattaatggtatttatttatatattttacagacTGATTATGTGAAATCTCGACTTCAAGATAATaagtaatacataatattgtattttgtatttataagtgcatatatttcatattaatcttatgatatttattattatattttgcagaGTAATTATATGAAGTCTCAAtttgaagataatatataatcatataaaattttgtcaaccataatatctattaaaattttattacatcagGTAAGCTTAAAATCAAGATCAGTAactgtgatattttttttggtaaaaagtaaaattgtgTTCTTTGTGAATAGCATtgttataacttaataactaaattttaattaatttattttgtgagatatattacaaatatgtatttatattaaaacattatcatatacattttaattaatatatataatcatacatatatacattttgtatgttttttaatcatatgatTTGTATAAGATTTgatgaatcttttttatacatatttttccatttttctccatttggatatgaataatttttaatactatccTCGGTAAATTTGGTGGAATATCCCGGACTTGTAGGTGGCATGTAACAAGCATTTTGAATACATATAGGATATTCAAAATGCTCGTGTTGTTGATCGACATATTCTATCACACGATTTTCAGTGGATCCattcaaacaaataaaatccCACATCTGAAGATGTTGCACCATTTCACATAAACCTACTCCACCAGCATGTGGACATACTGGAACTAATGCGaaaaagtgtttttttttcaataaaatatttagagattGAACGATGGAATATGTAcaaaatagttattatatttatctatgttACCATTCAGTTTTTTTGCCATCAAATAAACggataatatttcattgattcCTCCTATTCTAGCCGAATCGATTTGACAATAATCAATTGCCCTTGCCTGCAGTAGTTGCTTAAACATCACACGATTGGCGCACATTTCACCTGTTGCAACACCAATACCATGTGGTCTTAATTCATTCGCGATCTTTGCATGTCCCAACACATCGTCCGGAGACGTTGGTTCTTCGATCCAAGTTGGtttaaatttgatcaattGTTTCATCCATTCGATTGCTTCATTTATATCCCATATTTGATTAGCATCtaccattaatttattttcatatcctATCACTTCACGAATAAGTTGACATCTTCTTATATCGTCTGCTAAATTCTGGCCAACCTTTGCCTTGAAAGATGTGAAACCAAGAGCTAAATATTTAGCACAAAGTTCCTTAACTTTGTTATCGCTGTATCCAAGCCAGCCCACTTGTGTTGTATAAGCCGGATATCCATTTTTTCGTAGTATCATTTCGCGTTCTTCTTTACCTTTTTGattatctttcaataattttattgcctCTTCTTTTGTAATAACATCGGtactgtaaaaataattatttcgatgtattaattcgatatatcaattcgttttaaaataatcttcattCAATAAAACACGTAAAACTTGCATATATCTGAAATCAATCGTAGAAATTAATTGTTCGGGAGTCAAATCTGTAAGTAACTTCCAGACtggttttttttctatcctaGCCCATAAATCCCACAATGCATTTATTATAGCAGCTGTTGCGAGATGAATAACACCCTTCTCTGGACCAATCTATTGCATTTTAATTgcctttaatttaaaaatgaaatatttcccatacttatgtatttatgtaatattatctttcataaaaataattttgtcatatctttatttatattaatattacccATCTTAATTGCGATTCACTAGTTAATTTTCTCcaaaaaattccaaagtttgtaaaaatattattggcaTTCTCTCCTTTTACCAAATAAGACATTGATTTACACGCTTGTACAACTatggatatttttgtatatttgaattttttttagtaatataatttcattttataataattgaatattttataaatagatgtaCATACATACCAATCTCTGTGCCTCTGCCTAAGGTAAATGTTAATCCATATCCTTCGATTCCTTTGTTCGTTTTAATGGTAACATATGCACAAGAATAATCAGGATCAGTGTgctgtaatttaatatttttcattttccaatagacattaataatgaattttcgatttaacttctgtgtataataattatttcataaaaaacaaaattaaattacataccATAGCATCACTTCCGTCTGCTAATAATGATGTTGGAAATCTTATATCTTTTACATCAATatctgttattaaaatttccatcgtttaaaataaaattgaaaaacttttaaaacaaTCAGATAAACCAGTTTTTCatagaattttcaataaagatttttcatgTAATGTTTTTCCGAATAATAACCAGTAGAATATCAAAATCAtctcttttatcatattatataaacattcgaTTAAGCATTATCTGTGCTAAATTTGaacagaaagaaaacaaaaaaatagaattagatAAGGATATAagtcaatattttgaaaaattaagaacgGTATATTACATTCATtgcaattattccaattattgtattacacATTTTACACATTATTCATTtcactaattatttaatttattattttatttgttagttaattaaatatttagtctctttttcttaaataatattttaaataattaaataattagttagttttttcaaaattacttatctaattacttttttattttttattaattttgtttctataattaattaataattatgtttttaaataaataatattttttcggaaattagtttttatttcttgataatattcaaaaaattatatcatgaaGCATGAAGATGAAGTACAAAATAGCATTTAAAGGAATTTTGtgtcatatattttgaaaaatcagaatttttaatatattttctctaatttaaatgcaataaattatattcaattcaatcataaaaattcataaataaaaaaataaaataataataaaataaataaaataaaagttaatagattttaattaaaattaattgttttgataaaattgataaatattaccaaaattatatatatgatattggattgtaattataaatctttaatcaaataaatagtatgtacatgtaaattatttataaattaaatttatattttcttttacaatatatcaatttctgaatttataaaaataaatttgaatataatgatattaaaataaatatatttaaaattaaaatgatatatttatatatattgtttatataaatattaatatttatgcaattatacaataatgaaacattaatgattttattaaaatttaataaaatataaaaacattttattattaaaatcacagAAATCGTAagcatttcttattttttctggCTAATTTTCGTTtacaatctttatatttttttgccatataaaataatacgaactctgttaaaatttttaatcgatgaattagataaaaaaaaaaaaatagatttaatcgGTATCAAATATAGGTATCATTTTTAAagtgtataaattttgtagaatAAGTATAcacaagaagaaataataagaaaagatatcGTAAAAGATatggtaaaaatattgaaatcagtgccattttcaaaatacaaatgaaaaatatatgaataaaacatcaaaaaataatcgaagaaagatagagatagaataagaattgatcAACAGTGCCATCTTTTGagcacaaaaaatatttctttaagataagacaaaataagaattgaagaTTAATGGtctctagaaaaaaatatttttaaaagtattttaaaaataatgctgatagttaattcttttttatctttatccttTTCATACGtgtttcatttgttttatttgaaaataatgataaattaaaaatttttaatctatttctattttctttttatttgctttctttatatacttttagcgtgtaatgataaatgataaatctatcgaatatattttcatcgctTCTCTTTgcaatatatcttaattttaataaaaaaaattatttttttaaaagaatataaatagtatcTCAATCtctattgagaaaaaaatatatatatatatatatatatatatatatatatatattctttatatttacaatatatatatctttaaaacgaTGGTAtcgcaaaaatataatatacctgTTATATTTGCTGATAGCAATgagatttaaacaaaaaaaaaaatgaaataaaagtttcaaaataatctatcgaaaaattatgctattaaagattcatttgtcgaatctattttttaactatttataaattttactaaaacATGCagttatttcttcaaataccaaatattatcaaatactaatttaatgttgtataattttaataaaaaattgtaaaatattaaaatattaatttaacttatttttataatacaagatttagaattattatacatttataaaacacATTTGATCTCTACTATtagcattatttaatatttatttaattaatattaaaattaatacaaataaaattttcaatttaaaaatatatttatcatttcaattattcattgattacatagaagaataatgatatgtacaataatattcaatatgataatatttttcaatatttaaaatcttttttatctgtttgcaatttgataataagaaaaaataatactcgttattaattaacatctataaaattaaatttttatgtatatcatttatattaatgaatcatTAAATCTAATCAGGTCTCCAAATGTTTAGATATAATCTTCACCGGTATTCACGAATTTTAAATCcctttgtttcaattttatatattcttctctaatagaaatatttgaatctatTGAAAGTgtattttcaagtttttgaTCTGACAAATATACATTAGTTTTAATCaatgatatttcaattgtattaCTTTTAGATGAGTTCTGACTTATTTTTTCGCTTAATTTgctcgttaaatttttttctaattttttttttcgtttacaaCATTTCTCGTtatctttaatgaaattttttattaaattatcagattttttatttgaaatatcactCGTAACTTTGGTACTAGTTTCTTCTAtctctatattaatttctcgtttttcacgttcatgattttctaaaatatctctATGAATTATTTGCACATCTTTATCGGACTTATGCTCTATTGGATTTAGCGTATTCTCTACTTTTGTTTGATTTCGCATTTTTAATGCAATTGgtaagaaatattcatttttttctcgtgAATTAGGAATCATATCACtagaattatctttattattatgcatGATTTTATCAGGTTcagttttatcatttaatttagaatcattaatagaaatagatcTTTGCAATACTCGTTTTGTTAAAGCATTCAAAATAGGCCCTTTACGtaattcttttgaattattagaactaatttctttaattttttcattatttaatttgttatcaagtaatgtataattcatatctatatcttttcttttatataagtctttattattatttgaaagaactaaatcaagaattttatcatcagtattttctttttgtaaagaTTCCTTTTTGAAACTATTAGTTataattgtagaatttttatttagttccatcataatagatttttcattaagAGTCTTTGATTTATCTTCATCATTTTTATGCTCCTGTTTGGCTTGTATAATTTTCTGCTTTTGTCTTTCAATTTCTTGTTTATGTGTTTTTTCTGAAGTCTTTCTAAGTTTCTCATGTCTCTCAACAGGTAACATATTAACAGCTTCTATATAAGCTGCTAATTCTgactcttcttttttaattgcatcaaaatttataagattatcttgtttttttgtactaataaagtttttttttattttcattaaattgcttacttttttgttttcaataacAGATTCTATCGTTGTTATGtcattttttactaaattatttaattgtttatcaaAACTTGTATCTATCGCTTTTAATTTgtctaagttttttttaatgactGGAGCAAAAGTAACCAATATATTATCAACAGATTTTTGTGTTTCTATCATTGGTTTTTCTGTGATAATTATACGTTCAACTGGTATCGGCGGTTCTTGTCGTATATCGTTTActtgtaaatttaaagaattcttaataacatttaagtctggtaatttattcatttcctctaaaaattattaatacaattatttttattatttaataataataaaatattagtatgatattaatatgtcataaatagaatattttataaaatattatttatttttaaattaataataaatatctatacaaAATtactagaaaataaataattttataatacctttaatatttggaagaattttaggattatttggaaaatttgcattaatatcATCTTTGTTTAAATTCAATGGTAAACCATTTATTTGATTAGAAGGCTTGTTTGTTggtgttaatatttttgtattagtaGATTCTTCTAATGcatataaatttgcatatgTACTTAGAATCATAATACAGATACCAATAAATAGGATTATCTaggtagaaaaatatattaaaaagaaaatattataattaaataattaaacaattaaaatttgtatatatttaataataataatcttaataatcttaCTTGAGCTAATAATCTTTCATTAGTATGTTTACTactaatagatataaaaaatattgcaggAAATATCAAACAAATCATTACTCCAATGGTAGATCCAACTAAACCAAGgacaaattcaatatttggTATTAGAATACCAGTAATCAAAGAAACAGCTACAATTATAATAGTGAGACATCTAAATCTTGTTTCCGGTAAATAATTTACACAAGGTTCATGAGCATATAcctaaaaatcatataataattaaatttattattttattattgctataTATTGCAATACAAACCCTACGAAATAAGAGAGAGTTTAGACTTGCACGACAAGGGAAAATGACTAGGGGAAAACTAAATGCGATAGAAAATACAAATCCCATCTTAATCATTTCAGATGATAAACTAGGCTCAAAACTCATTAATATATTgcctaaaaaatttaataatttttaattagtattgaataaaatattgaaaatatatttaaaatttaataaatacctgTAAATGGTTCTGTACAAAATGCAATGTAACCAAAGAAACCAACGCAAAGATATACAAtagtacatatatttaatgcaCCATGTACaacttcattcattttttctaaagATACATTTGGAattgtttcataaatttcaaaaagttgGGTTTGACAGAATAAAGCCATAGAAAAGATAGGTACACATTGAAGTATACCAGAAGGTTTCCAATAATATACATGCTCATACCAATCTCCAGCAAAAATGTGTTGCACAGATTCtgttattatctattaaagaaatttaatgaattaccaTTGAAttgttcttataatttttataagtaaaatcaatttcaaattacctTTAATATAAGACAAAGATAAAAGATGATAGTAGCAGTACTAAGAGTAGTCAGGCTGTCAATATTTCTAAGTAATCCCAATGGCAAAACTATGAAAATACTTGTTGCTACTAATAAACTAGTCCTAATATCCTCTGGATTTTTATCTATCACTTTTCTCACGATTTGTGGTCCTAAATCGCCCATAACAACAAAGAAAGCGATACATGTTCCCACAAGAaaaccaataataaataattctaccAAGAATTTGCCCATATGACCAAATGCATGAAAAGCCAAAAGTTCAAAATTTCGTCTTCTGGACATCACAGctgatttaataagaaaataacaagCAAGCCTGGATAGAATACTACTCAATATTAAGACTACAATGGCTAAAACAATGCCACATTGCTTGAAACAATATGGCATTGCAAGAACGCTTACTCCAATGATGCTGTTTGCAAGAGTCATAATATGTGACATTTGGGAAATCATTTTTAGCATagtctttatatttttctgatatatataatggaattTGCAtggatatcaatttttaaaaattttcagaattttttagaacttctgtgaattcttaaaatattcttttttgaataatattttcaataagcaGCAATATTATAACGTTTAATGAATACTCCAAGACttcttaatatacataaataataatcgttcatGCATTGTTTTCgaatactattaaaatataaactgcTTTAATTATGaggttagatttttaattccattaaacACTAACATATGAGCGACAATATTACATaggaaacaaataatataatttattatcatgttGAACGTATCAAAATCGTGATTTAAATGTCACGTTTTTGataaatcacaattttttttcgacaatttcaaaaaaccAGCGGGTGTTATGTTGGCCTCTTAAAACTGCCACCATTTTGACTTAACaatacatatttcatttaatttatgacatgagaaataaattcaccaatatatatgatagatttctttatttttttattataaatatttaaaaacattcgtATCTCgatacagtatatatataatatacaatataatatacatataatatatatatacttatatcacGCCTGATCTATCTCAAATCGACTTAGTGTACGCAAGTGTTATATCGAATTTATCTTTGTGTTTTAGGTAATTAATTACAGGTATgtgtttaattacaataaaagtaTGCATTTAATTACAACTAGATAAATCGacataattttttctcgattatttatttgacaTAGTGCAATTAGTCGAATTTAaatctgtttttttaaatactttcgaGGCgcgaaaagtttaattttatgtacacaaaattaatgtatattcaCTCTCgtgcaaatattaaattaacatagTAAAagagttacaattttaatatatatatatttataaatgtttcttttattttttttatcatttatttttcctttgaaCGAGAGTGCTTTTGCAACCTCGATATACAGATAAAAATCGACTAAGtcatatatgtttaatttttaacattatttttacttaatttacgGTTATGATTCTACAGTTATGCTTGCGTTCAATATGTTCATTGActgttccatttttttatactttcttttCCGCTGaccattcaatttttcacatataaaataaaatattttacatatcaaaaggaatatcattatatcattattatatcatcattattatatagtattgcATGtagaatattgtttaaatctgATTTTAAGTTATGTACAAGAATaggaagtaaaaaaatttttttaacatataatacTTGCCCGTTGTACaatctcatttctttttagCTATAGATTACGATTATATGACTTAATCAAGATCACGCAgtgaataatagataaaaaggtAAAGAACCGCACTCATGCAAAACGTATTAtggtatctatatatttttgcatgatttatcgaaatatattaattacaaatattagatATCTTGATAAGCTGCCTATATCTTCTGATCttgatggaaatttaaatttctataaaaaatttaattttctttgtacATTTGAGATACctgtacatttaaaatatctgtTTGTCTTATTTGActagttatatttattgattcttaatttattgatttaaattaatatgaaggCTTTGATCAGACCATAAGATTCGACCGATTACTCAAGATACCATTCTtcgcataattttaaaaatatttttggaattgattgtttgataaattgtcaatttaaaaattttgattaatatttgtaaatttaacgaGATAACAACTTAATTTGCTGAGCGtccaattatatattcaatgatgTCAATATATGTTCGAATGTATACAAAAGTGATAACAATGTCCCTTGTCTCGaatttaagtaatatattatatatatatatacatacatacatcaccatacatacatacatacatatatatatgtatgtatgtgtatatgtatatatatatatatatatatatacacctatatttctattgaaatatttctataattctgaatcaaataatagaagaaatcatattatttaattataatatatcgaacTCGAGGCAGTGGACATTAATTATACACTATATGTTTGTTGACTTAAATTAGCTACACTCatctatgttttatttaaataagaacttttttcaatattatttaaaaataaataccatTTATCAGGGATtcgctccaccatctttttttGTCTcttcatttgtaatatttgttttttcatctttttcattctctacaaaatattatttattaatataatataatatttatgataaaaataagattaaagatattaaaagtataaataaaataaaaagtatatataaaaaataaaaaatcataaatataaatttatataccttTTGGTTCggattttatatcttcttctttttttaaatcactttCAATACCTTCTTGTCCTTTTTCTAAACGAGGTCTTTTTCTAGAGcccttttaaataaaaataatataaatgcaattattcttacaaaataaaataaaactgtaaaataacaacaacaaatgTTACTTTAAATGATCTGTTATCTCTTcgtcctccttctccctcttcttcACTATCACTGTATTCATTTTCGTGTTGTATCCTTTTATCTAAATCTCGTTGAGGTAATCTTTCATCTGGATTCACTTTTTCTTCGGCTTCTGAA from the Apis mellifera strain DH4 linkage group LG9, Amel_HAv3.1, whole genome shotgun sequence genome contains:
- the LOC411307 gene encoding mitochondrial enolase superfamily member 1, with the protein product MEILITDIDVKDIRFPTSLLADGSDAMHTDPDYSCAYVTIKTNKGIEGYGLTFTLGRGTEIVVQACKSMSYLVKGENANNIFTNFGIFWRKLTSESQLRWIGPEKGVIHLATAAIINALWDLWARIEKKPVWKLLTDLTPEQLISTIDFRYITDVITKEEAIKLLKDNQKGKEEREMILRKNGYPAYTTQVGWLGYSDNKVKELCAKYLALGFTSFKAKVGQNLADDIRRCQLIREVIGYENKLMVDANQIWDINEAIEWMKQLIKFKPTWIEEPTSPDDVLGHAKIANELRPHGIGVATGEMCANRVMFKQLLQARAIDYCQIDSARIGGINEILSVYLMAKKLNVPVCPHAGGVGLCEMVQHLQMWDFICLNGSTENRVIEYVDQQHEHFEYPICIQNACYMPPTSPGYSTKFTEDSIKNYSYPNGEKWKNMYKKDSSNLIQII
- the LOC552798 gene encoding putative sodium-coupled neutral amino acid transporter 10 isoform X1, translated to MLKMISQMSHIMTLANSIIGVSVLAMPYCFKQCGIVLAIVVLILSSILSRLACYFLIKSAVMSRRRNFELLAFHAFGHMGKFLVELFIIGFLVGTCIAFFVVMGDLGPQIVRKVIDKNPEDIRTSLLVATSIFIVLPLGLLRNIDSLTTLSTATIIFYLCLILKIITESVQHIFAGDWYEHVYYWKPSGILQCVPIFSMALFCQTQLFEIYETIPNVSLEKMNEVVHGALNICTIVYLCVGFFGYIAFCTEPFTGNILMSFEPSLSSEMIKMGFVFSIAFSFPLVIFPCRASLNSLLFRRVYAHEPCVNYLPETRFRCLTIIIVAVSLITGILIPNIEFVLGLVGSTIGVMICLIFPAIFFISISSKHTNERLLAQIILFIGICIMILSTYANLYALEESTNTKILTPTNKPSNQINGLPLNLNKDDINANFPNNPKILPNIKEEMNKLPDLNVIKNSLNLQVNDIRQEPPIPVERIIITEKPMIETQKSVDNILVTFAPVIKKNLDKLKAIDTSFDKQLNNLVKNDITTIESVIENKKVSNLMKIKKNFISTKKQDNLINFDAIKKEESELAAYIEAVNMLPVERHEKLRKTSEKTHKQEIERQKQKIIQAKQEHKNDEDKSKTLNEKSIMMELNKNSTIITNSFKKESLQKENTDDKILDLVLSNNNKDLYKRKDIDMNYTLLDNKLNNEKIKEISSNNSKELRKGPILNALTKRVLQRSISINDSKLNDKTEPDKIMHNNKDNSSDMIPNSREKNEYFLPIALKMRNQTKVENTLNPIEHKSDKDVQIIHRDILENHEREKREINIEIEETSTKVTSDISNKKSDNLIKNFIKDNEKCCKRKKKLEKNLTSKLSEKISQNSSKSNTIEISLIKTNVYLSDQKLENTLSIDSNISIREEYIKLKQRDLKFVNTGEDYI
- the LOC552803 gene encoding histidine triad nucleotide-binding protein 3, which produces MGSRTSCIFCDIINNKEPSEKIYEDNYVTCIKDIHPVSTHHYLILPKEHIRNAKQLKPEHSELYDKMLAAIDIISQKQGLDRAVTRTGFHWPPFNTVSHLHLHVISPISNIKFYKRYMYEPGSCWFVSTDYVKSRLQDNKVII
- the LOC552798 gene encoding putative sodium-coupled neutral amino acid transporter 10 isoform X2, whose product is MQIPLYISEKYKDYAKNDFPNVTYYDSCKQHHWRPQIVRKVIDKNPEDIRTSLLVATSIFIVLPLGLLRNIDSLTTLSTATIIFYLCLILKIITESVQHIFAGDWYEHVYYWKPSGILQCVPIFSMALFCQTQLFEIYETIPNVSLEKMNEVVHGALNICTIVYLCVGFFGYIAFCTEPFTGNILMSFEPSLSSEMIKMGFVFSIAFSFPLVIFPCRASLNSLLFRRVYAHEPCVNYLPETRFRCLTIIIVAVSLITGILIPNIEFVLGLVGSTIGVMICLIFPAIFFISISSKHTNERLLAQIILFIGICIMILSTYANLYALEESTNTKILTPTNKPSNQINGLPLNLNKDDINANFPNNPKILPNIKEEMNKLPDLNVIKNSLNLQVNDIRQEPPIPVERIIITEKPMIETQKSVDNILVTFAPVIKKNLDKLKAIDTSFDKQLNNLVKNDITTIESVIENKKVSNLMKIKKNFISTKKQDNLINFDAIKKEESELAAYIEAVNMLPVERHEKLRKTSEKTHKQEIERQKQKIIQAKQEHKNDEDKSKTLNEKSIMMELNKNSTIITNSFKKESLQKENTDDKILDLVLSNNNKDLYKRKDIDMNYTLLDNKLNNEKIKEISSNNSKELRKGPILNALTKRVLQRSISINDSKLNDKTEPDKIMHNNKDNSSDMIPNSREKNEYFLPIALKMRNQTKVENTLNPIEHKSDKDVQIIHRDILENHEREKREINIEIEETSTKVTSDISNKKSDNLIKNFIKDNEKCCKRKKKLEKNLTSKLSEKISQNSSKSNTIEISLIKTNVYLSDQKLENTLSIDSNISIREEYIKLKQRDLKFVNTGEDYI